Proteins encoded together in one uncultured Desulfosarcina sp. window:
- a CDS encoding flavodoxin domain-containing protein, which translates to MKTLITVSSRYGSSMEIGRWMGERLPWEDVTLTHVDEAPDPSAFDLIFLGGGVYNEQVEAAIVTYAKAHANALKEKKTVAFGVCLDTGGVYMKGRFFGGWLYLEPLLEVLDKQSLVYAGMLSGEINPKKLSTKDRELLMHFYTKILKRDITEVPFRTLMSKSEVWTFIEKVLSRLEGKF; encoded by the coding sequence GTGAAGACCCTGATAACCGTCAGTTCGCGTTATGGCTCGTCCATGGAGATCGGCCGCTGGATGGGTGAGCGTCTGCCGTGGGAGGATGTCACCCTGACCCATGTGGACGAAGCGCCGGATCCATCCGCATTCGACCTGATTTTTCTCGGCGGCGGTGTGTACAACGAGCAGGTCGAAGCCGCCATTGTCACTTATGCCAAAGCCCATGCAAACGCGCTGAAAGAGAAAAAAACCGTCGCTTTCGGAGTTTGCCTGGACACCGGCGGGGTCTACATGAAAGGCCGTTTCTTCGGCGGCTGGCTTTATCTGGAGCCTTTGCTCGAGGTGCTTGACAAACAGTCCCTGGTATATGCCGGCATGCTGTCCGGAGAAATCAATCCCAAGAAGCTGAGCACCAAGGACCGTGAACTGCTCATGCATTTTTACACCAAAATATTGAAACGCGACATCACCGAGGTTCCCTTCCGCACCCTGATGAGCAAATCCGAGGTCTGGACGTTTATCGAAAAGGTGCTTTCAAGACTCGAGGGAAAATTTTGA
- the hutW gene encoding heme anaerobic degradation radical SAM methyltransferase ChuW/HutW, giving the protein MEWTPEAEAAIDQAPPFVRKMARKAVEGLTKSKGLTLVTRELVQEAHRTMMGKNPKPQAELNKGNGRRESMHLTEEHRFFANSTGDPLHDAFDRKLAVHAMARNAPIPPENLPRAWQDVMTALPLGRPRRCLYIHIPFCQTRCLFCGFYQNPRTDAATRQYVDTLLMEMETTAALPFAQGAPFQAVYFGGGTPTALTASDIRCLVEAVRRLFPLANDCEITLEGRFLNFGEEKIDAALTAGVNRFSLGVQTFDTRIRRSLNRRGSRSDLIETLSTLRDLGRAVVVIDLIYGLPGQSLDLWQKDIETYLELGIDGCDLYQLNIFSGGLLDTAVEKGKLPQPVSIREQADYYRRGVEMMQAAHQRRLSVCHWARSTRERSIYNTLSRGRSECILLGAGAGGWVGGNMFFNQQDLAAYADAVKLGKKPLAMGFRGDDAGTLYRDIAAQMELGFCDLKALGARHGHDLMDAVGPVVSQWESAGLVRIDGGCLYPTLAGEFWAVNLAQILIDMLQMQKEPQPAE; this is encoded by the coding sequence ATGGAATGGACCCCCGAGGCCGAAGCGGCCATCGACCAGGCCCCGCCGTTCGTCCGCAAAATGGCGCGCAAGGCCGTGGAAGGCCTGACGAAAAGCAAGGGATTGACCCTGGTGACCCGGGAACTCGTTCAGGAAGCCCACCGGACGATGATGGGCAAGAACCCTAAACCCCAAGCGGAGCTGAACAAAGGCAACGGCCGGCGCGAAAGTATGCATTTGACTGAGGAGCACCGTTTTTTCGCCAATTCTACCGGTGATCCTCTGCATGATGCGTTCGATCGCAAGCTGGCCGTGCATGCCATGGCCCGCAACGCCCCCATCCCGCCCGAAAACCTGCCCCGCGCCTGGCAGGATGTCATGACGGCCCTGCCGCTCGGCCGCCCCCGGCGCTGCCTTTACATCCACATCCCTTTTTGCCAGACGCGCTGCCTTTTTTGTGGTTTTTACCAAAATCCACGCACCGACGCGGCCACCCGACAATATGTCGACACCCTGCTGATGGAAATGGAAACCACGGCCGCGCTGCCATTTGCCCAGGGTGCGCCTTTCCAGGCCGTGTATTTCGGAGGCGGCACCCCCACGGCCCTGACGGCTTCAGATATCCGGTGCCTGGTGGAAGCGGTCCGGCGGTTGTTCCCCCTGGCCAATGACTGTGAAATCACCCTGGAAGGGCGCTTTCTCAATTTCGGAGAAGAGAAAATCGACGCCGCCCTGACGGCCGGGGTCAACCGATTTTCTTTAGGAGTGCAGACCTTCGACACCCGGATCCGCAGGTCTTTGAACCGACGGGGTTCCCGAAGCGACCTGATCGAAACCCTTTCAACGCTGCGCGATCTTGGCCGCGCGGTTGTCGTGATTGATCTGATCTACGGACTGCCGGGCCAAAGCCTTGATCTTTGGCAAAAGGATATCGAAACCTATCTGGAGTTGGGCATTGACGGCTGCGATCTTTATCAACTCAATATTTTTTCCGGCGGGTTGCTGGATACGGCTGTTGAAAAGGGCAAGCTGCCCCAACCGGTTTCCATCCGTGAGCAGGCGGACTACTACCGGCGCGGCGTGGAGATGATGCAGGCGGCCCATCAACGGCGTCTTTCCGTCTGCCATTGGGCCCGCTCGACCCGCGAGCGCAGTATCTACAACACACTTTCCCGCGGACGCAGCGAATGCATCCTGCTGGGCGCCGGAGCCGGCGGCTGGGTCGGCGGCAACATGTTTTTCAACCAGCAGGACCTTGCGGCCTATGCCGACGCAGTCAAGTTAGGGAAAAAACCCCTGGCCATGGGATTTCGCGGGGATGACGCCGGCACACTCTACCGGGACATCGCCGCACAGATGGAGCTGGGATTCTGCGATTTAAAGGCTCTTGGAGCCCGCCACGGCCACGATCTTATGGACGCGGTCGGCCCGGTGGTCAGCCAGTGGGAATCGGCCGGATTGGTCCGCATCGACGGCGGCTGTCTTTATCCAACCCTGGCTGGAGAATTCTGGGCGGTCAATCTGGCCCAGATTCTGATCGATATGCTGCAAATGCAAAAGGAACCGCAACCGGCTGAGTAA